Proteins co-encoded in one Erwinia sp. genomic window:
- the pdxJ gene encoding Pyridoxine 5'-phosphate synthase (ID:JIFNMEKO_02057;~source:Prodigal:2.6) — translation MAELLLGVNIDHIATVRNARGTDYPDPVQAAFVAEQAGADGITVHLREDRRHITDRDVRLLRQTIQTRMNLEMAVTDEMIDIACELKPQFCCLVPEKREEVTTEGGLDVAGQLEKIKIAVYRLQEADIQISLFIDADHQQIDAAMSSGAPFIEIHTGAYAEAEEGWKRDREFRRLKDAVAYASGKGLKVNAGHGLTYHNVQPVAALPQLHELNIGHAIIGRAVMTGLVEAVQSMKSLLREARR, via the coding sequence ATGGCTGAATTACTGTTAGGCGTGAATATCGATCATATTGCGACCGTGCGTAATGCAAGGGGAACTGATTATCCTGATCCTGTCCAGGCCGCTTTTGTTGCTGAACAAGCGGGTGCTGATGGTATTACTGTGCATTTGCGCGAAGACAGACGTCATATTACGGATCGTGACGTTCGTTTGTTGCGTCAAACTATTCAGACCAGAATGAATCTTGAAATGGCAGTCACAGATGAAATGATCGATATTGCCTGTGAACTGAAGCCACAATTTTGCTGCCTGGTACCAGAGAAGCGAGAGGAAGTGACCACCGAAGGCGGACTGGACGTGGCAGGTCAGCTGGAGAAAATTAAAATAGCCGTCTATCGTCTTCAGGAGGCAGATATTCAGATCTCCCTGTTCATCGATGCGGATCATCAGCAGATCGATGCCGCGATGTCATCAGGTGCTCCCTTCATCGAAATTCATACTGGTGCCTATGCTGAGGCCGAAGAAGGCTGGAAACGTGATCGGGAATTTCGTCGTCTCAAAGATGCGGTTGCGTATGCATCAGGTAAGGGGCTGAAAGTAAATGCGGGACATGGCCTTACGTACCACAATGTTCAGCCAGTTGCAGCGCTACCCCAGTTGCATGAACTGAATATTGGACATGCGATCATTGGGCGTGCGGTGATGACAGGTCTGGTAGAGGCAGTCCAGTCAATGAAATCATTATTACGTGAAGCTCGTCGCTAA
- the recO gene encoding DNA repair protein RecO (ID:JIFNMEKO_02058;~source:Prodigal:2.6), with product MSGADGWQRAFVLHRRPYSETSLLLDLFSEQQGRISVLAKGARGKRSTLKGALQPFTPLLVDYGGRGSMKLLRRAEPVSLALPLSGMALYCGLYVNELVSRVLEAETPFSELFFDYLYCLQDLASPSDGVEPILRRFELALLHRLGYGVDFLHCAGSGEAVTDDMTYRYREEKGFIATLVVNHHTFTGRHLRALSSREFSDADTLRAAKRFTRIALKPYLGGKPLKSQELFRQKILPAADK from the coding sequence GTGAGTGGGGCAGATGGCTGGCAGAGGGCGTTTGTTTTACATCGACGACCATACAGTGAAACCAGCCTGCTGCTCGATCTCTTTTCTGAGCAGCAAGGGCGTATTAGTGTGCTGGCAAAAGGCGCCCGGGGTAAGCGCTCAACGTTAAAAGGTGCATTGCAACCATTCACTCCTTTGTTGGTCGATTATGGTGGCCGGGGGAGCATGAAACTGTTGCGCCGTGCCGAGCCTGTCTCTCTTGCCTTGCCTCTCTCTGGCATGGCGCTCTACTGCGGTTTGTATGTTAACGAGTTGGTATCGCGCGTGCTGGAAGCTGAAACGCCGTTCAGTGAACTTTTTTTTGATTACCTCTATTGCCTGCAGGATCTTGCCTCGCCCTCCGATGGCGTTGAGCCAATACTGCGCCGGTTTGAGCTTGCATTACTCCACCGGCTTGGCTATGGCGTTGACTTTTTACATTGTGCAGGCAGTGGTGAGGCAGTTACTGACGACATGACTTATCGTTATCGCGAAGAGAAAGGATTTATCGCGACACTGGTTGTTAATCACCACACTTTTACTGGCCGGCACTTACGCGCATTGTCCAGCCGCGAGTTCAGTGATGCGGATACGTTACGCGCGGCGAAAAGATTTACCCGTATTGCCCTAAAACCTTATCTGGGTGGTAAGCCGCTAAAAAGTCAGGAGCTGTTTCGGCAAAAAATATTGCCAGCGGCAGACAAATGA